A region of Lacinutrix sp. Hel_I_90 DNA encodes the following proteins:
- the kynU gene encoding kynureninase codes for MSNYKLGPDFAKQLDKEDPLAHFKNQFHIPKDKNGNELIYLCGNSLGLQPKITKDYINQELEDWANLGVEGHTEGKNPWLHYHEFLTETMAEVVGAKPIEVVVMNTLTANLHFMMVSFYKPTQKRYKILIEADAFPSDKYAVESQLRHHGFDDTEGLILWKAREGEELANYEDLESILETQGEDIALVMIGGVNYYTGQFFDLKRIANLGHKKGCVVGFDCAHGAGNVALNLHDSGADFAVWCTYKYMNSGPGSLSGCFVHERHANNKSLNRFTGWWSHNKQTRFRMRDEFDQLPGAEGWQLSNPPILSMAAIRASVNVFKAAGFDNLIKKSKKLTGYFEFLINALNNPDIKIITPSNPNERGCQLSIQVKNADRGLHNKLTEAGVISDWREPDVIRCAPVPLYNSFEDVYDMVEKLKTVLNE; via the coding sequence GTGTCCAACTATAAATTAGGTCCAGACTTTGCCAAACAATTAGATAAAGAAGATCCATTAGCACATTTTAAAAATCAATTTCATATTCCAAAAGATAAAAATGGAAACGAACTCATTTATCTCTGCGGAAATTCTCTTGGATTACAACCTAAAATCACAAAAGACTATATTAATCAAGAACTTGAAGATTGGGCCAATTTAGGCGTTGAAGGGCATACTGAAGGAAAAAACCCGTGGTTACATTATCATGAGTTTTTAACAGAAACTATGGCAGAAGTCGTTGGTGCAAAACCCATTGAAGTGGTCGTGATGAATACACTAACCGCTAATTTGCATTTTATGATGGTGTCGTTTTACAAACCCACACAAAAACGTTATAAGATTTTAATTGAGGCAGATGCGTTTCCTTCAGATAAATACGCAGTAGAATCACAACTCCGCCATCATGGCTTTGATGATACAGAAGGTCTTATTCTTTGGAAAGCGCGCGAAGGCGAAGAATTGGCAAACTACGAGGATTTAGAAAGCATTCTGGAAACACAAGGTGAAGACATTGCTTTAGTTATGATTGGTGGTGTAAATTATTATACCGGCCAGTTTTTCGATTTAAAACGCATTGCAAACTTAGGTCATAAAAAAGGCTGCGTTGTTGGTTTTGACTGTGCCCATGGTGCAGGAAATGTGGCACTGAATCTCCATGATTCTGGAGCTGATTTCGCCGTTTGGTGTACTTATAAATACATGAATTCTGGACCAGGAAGTTTATCTGGTTGCTTTGTTCACGAACGACATGCCAACAATAAATCGCTAAATAGATTCACGGGGTGGTGGAGTCACAATAAACAGACCCGTTTTAGAATGCGTGATGAATTTGACCAATTACCCGGCGCTGAAGGTTGGCAATTATCCAATCCGCCCATATTATCAATGGCTGCCATTCGCGCATCAGTAAATGTCTTTAAAGCCGCAGGATTTGATAATTTAATTAAGAAATCAAAAAAACTAACAGGCTATTTCGAGTTTCTAATCAACGCACTCAATAATCCTGATATTAAAATAATAACCCCTAGCAATCCAAACGAACGCGGTTGCCAACTCTCTATCCAGGTTAAAAATGCCGATAGAGGCCTACATAACAAACTAACAGAAGCTGGAGTAATTAGCGATTGGCGAGAGCCAGATGTGATTCGCTGCGCACCAGTACCTCTGTATAATTCTTTTGAGGATGTGTATGATATGGTTGAGAAATTAAAAACAGTTTTAAACGAATAA
- a CDS encoding NAD(P)/FAD-dependent oxidoreductase: MKKQQNILIIGAGLCGSLLALRLGQRGYNVTVYEMRPDLRKTDISAGRSINLAFSDRGNKAMKLVGIEDQVKELCIPMNGRMIHDKEGNTFLSNYSGRDHEYINSISRGGLNALLLDEAEKHDNVTIHFNKQCQSVDFEKTTALFQDYTTKKTFIEDADCIIATDGAGSALRKSYYLGRKFLFSFSQNYLTHGYKELSILPTETGDYKTYKNALHIWPRGDFMVIALPNLDGSFTVTLFLSYAEGEYNFNNLTTPEIVTAFFTKEFPDALELMPNLVTDFFENPTAPLGTVKCSPWHYKGNTLLMGDSAHAIVPFYGQGMNASFEDVVEFDAILDQQLENWEATFTAYEKTRKKDTDAIADLAIDNFHEMKDHVSNPIFQEKRKLEMALEKEFPNDYSSKYSLVTFNEQIGYREAMLRGRAQDKALLNLIADGKIDLNADLKHTLKLVLKETEDILEEDTIAKTMKP, encoded by the coding sequence ATGAAAAAACAACAAAATATACTCATTATTGGCGCTGGACTTTGTGGCTCCCTTTTAGCCTTAAGGCTAGGACAGCGTGGCTATAACGTCACCGTTTACGAAATGCGTCCAGATTTACGTAAAACAGATATTTCTGCAGGACGCTCAATAAACTTAGCATTCTCAGATCGTGGAAATAAAGCCATGAAATTAGTTGGCATAGAAGACCAGGTAAAAGAACTGTGTATTCCAATGAATGGCCGTATGATTCATGATAAAGAAGGCAACACCTTTTTATCTAATTATAGTGGGCGCGACCATGAATACATAAACTCTATTTCGCGTGGCGGACTTAATGCCTTATTATTGGATGAAGCAGAGAAACACGACAATGTTACGATTCATTTTAATAAACAATGCCAATCGGTAGATTTTGAAAAAACCACCGCTTTATTTCAGGATTACACAACAAAAAAAACATTTATTGAAGATGCAGACTGTATTATAGCTACAGACGGCGCTGGTTCTGCCTTGCGAAAAAGCTATTATTTAGGTAGAAAATTCTTATTTAGTTTTTCACAAAATTACCTCACACATGGCTATAAAGAACTCAGTATTCTTCCAACGGAAACTGGTGATTATAAAACCTATAAAAATGCATTACACATTTGGCCAAGAGGCGATTTTATGGTTATTGCATTACCAAATTTAGATGGGAGTTTTACAGTTACTTTATTTTTAAGCTATGCTGAAGGCGAGTACAACTTCAATAATTTAACCACTCCAGAAATTGTTACGGCCTTCTTTACAAAAGAATTTCCTGATGCTTTAGAGCTCATGCCCAATTTAGTAACCGATTTCTTTGAAAACCCAACAGCGCCTTTAGGGACCGTAAAATGTTCACCTTGGCATTATAAAGGCAATACCCTGTTAATGGGAGATTCGGCTCATGCCATTGTTCCGTTTTACGGACAAGGGATGAATGCCTCTTTTGAGGATGTCGTAGAATTCGACGCTATTTTAGACCAACAGCTAGAGAATTGGGAAGCCACTTTTACGGCCTATGAAAAAACAAGAAAAAAAGACACCGATGCCATTGCCGATTTAGCCATTGATAATTTTCACGAAATGAAAGACCATGTCTCTAATCCTATTTTCCAGGAAAAGCGTAAATTAGAAATGGCTTTAGAAAAAGAATTCCCTAATGACTATTCGTCAAAATATTCATTGGTTACCTTTAATGAACAGATTGGGTATAGAGAAGCCATGCTTCGCGGAAGAGCACAAGACAAAGCGCTTTTAAATTTAATTGCCGATGGAAAAATAGATTTAAACGCAGATTTAAAGCATACTTTAAAATTAGTCTTAAAAGAAACCGAAGACATTTTAGAGGAAGATACTATCGCTAAAACAATGAAGCCTTAA
- a CDS encoding RidA family protein, with the protein MSDQKKVTPRGAYPHTKRVGDFIFVSGTSSRRADNTIAGVDIIDDMGTKRLNAEVQTREVLKNIEKNLANEGATLKDVVDVTSFLVNMNDFSGYNKAYAEFFEKETGPTRTTVAVHQLPHPDLVVEIKVMAFKKL; encoded by the coding sequence ATGAGTGACCAAAAAAAAGTAACACCAAGAGGTGCCTACCCACATACCAAACGCGTTGGCGATTTCATTTTCGTTTCAGGCACCAGTTCCCGTAGAGCAGATAATACAATTGCTGGTGTAGATATCATAGACGACATGGGAACAAAACGTTTAAATGCTGAAGTACAAACGCGAGAAGTCTTAAAAAATATTGAAAAGAATTTAGCTAATGAAGGCGCAACATTAAAAGATGTGGTCGACGTGACTTCTTTTCTAGTAAACATGAATGACTTTTCTGGCTATAATAAAGCGTATGCTGAGTTTTTTGAAAAAGAAACAGGACCAACACGAACAACAGTAGCAGTACATCAGTTACCACATCCAGATTTGGTGGTAGAAATAAAGGTGATGGCTTTTAAAAAATTATAA
- a CDS encoding aldehyde dehydrogenase: protein MTIKNYINGEFHNPIKNNWIDNYCPANGEVYGQLPNSDKTDVEKAYNAAKTAFPMWSQTSLEERSRILIKISELLEANLQRFAEAESKDNGKPISLAKAVDIPRAASNFRFFGNAITQFASESHESIGLKAINYTLRQPIGVVGCISPWNLPLYLFTWKIAPAIAAGNCVIAKPSEVTPMTAYLLGEICNEAGLPKGVLNIVHGLGTTTGQAIIAHEDIKAISFTGGTATGAHIAKVAAPMFKKLSLELGGKNPNIIFADCDYEDMLDTTVRSSFANQGQICLCGSRIFIEDAIYDRFKKDFVTKVKALKVGHPSEHDTNIGALVSKAHLEKVKDYIAIAKEEHAMVLCGGNEVTIKGYENGYYLEPTVIEVKNDECRVNQEEIFGPVVTIMPFKTEEAVLEMANKVKYGLSATLWTNDLKRTMSMSNQLQAGIVWVNTWMLRDLRTPFGGVKASGIGREGGFEALRFFTEAKNVCIKY, encoded by the coding sequence ATTACTATTAAAAACTACATCAACGGCGAGTTCCACAATCCTATCAAGAACAACTGGATAGACAACTATTGCCCTGCTAATGGCGAAGTCTATGGTCAACTACCAAACTCAGACAAAACAGATGTTGAAAAGGCCTACAACGCCGCAAAAACTGCTTTCCCAATGTGGTCACAAACCTCATTAGAAGAACGCAGTCGTATTTTAATCAAAATTTCAGAATTATTAGAAGCCAATTTGCAGCGTTTTGCAGAAGCCGAAAGTAAAGACAACGGTAAACCCATTAGTTTAGCTAAAGCAGTAGATATCCCTAGAGCGGCGAGTAACTTTCGCTTCTTTGGAAACGCTATTACACAATTTGCCAGTGAAAGCCATGAAAGTATTGGTCTAAAAGCCATAAATTACACGTTACGGCAACCTATAGGGGTTGTGGGTTGTATTTCTCCTTGGAACTTACCATTGTATTTATTTACGTGGAAAATAGCACCAGCCATTGCAGCTGGAAACTGCGTGATTGCAAAACCAAGCGAAGTCACCCCAATGACCGCCTATTTATTAGGTGAAATTTGTAACGAAGCAGGCTTACCAAAGGGGGTGCTAAATATCGTGCATGGTTTAGGCACTACAACAGGACAAGCCATTATAGCGCATGAAGACATTAAAGCCATTTCGTTTACTGGCGGAACGGCAACTGGTGCCCATATTGCCAAAGTCGCGGCACCCATGTTTAAAAAATTGTCTTTAGAATTGGGTGGAAAAAACCCAAACATTATTTTCGCCGATTGTGATTATGAAGATATGCTGGACACAACAGTCCGTTCTTCTTTTGCTAATCAAGGTCAGATTTGCCTTTGTGGAAGTCGTATTTTTATAGAAGACGCTATTTACGACCGTTTCAAAAAAGATTTTGTAACCAAAGTAAAAGCGTTGAAAGTAGGGCATCCCTCAGAACATGACACAAATATTGGTGCTTTAGTGTCAAAAGCACATTTAGAAAAAGTAAAAGACTATATCGCCATAGCAAAAGAAGAGCATGCAATGGTTCTTTGCGGAGGCAATGAAGTCACTATTAAAGGTTACGAGAACGGTTACTATTTAGAACCAACAGTTATAGAAGTAAAAAATGATGAATGCCGCGTCAACCAAGAAGAAATTTTTGGCCCAGTGGTTACGATTATGCCTTTTAAAACGGAAGAAGCTGTATTAGAAATGGCTAATAAGGTGAAATACGGTCTCTCAGCAACCTTGTGGACCAACGATTTAAAACGCACCATGAGCATGAGCAACCAACTACAAGCAGGCATCGTTTGGGTAAACACCTGGATGCTCCGTGATTTACGTACACCTTTTGGTGGTGTAAAAGCAAGTGGTATTGGTCGCGAAGGAGGTTTTGAAGCGTTACGCTTTTTTACTGAAGCTAAAAATGTTTGTATAAAGTACTAA
- a CDS encoding SDR family oxidoreductase, with product MDLQLNNKYALVCGSTAGIGKATALALAEEGTIVTLIARNEDKLKATLLELPQHRDHDYIVADFSNSEELKAIVSDYISQHHGFHILVNNTGGPKGGPIFSAEIDEFESAFTQHLKCNHVLAQTVVPFMKSEGYGRIVNVISTSVKQPLDGLGVSNTIRGAVANWSKTLANELGQFGITVNNVLPGATGTERLTEIIKNKSAKSGTTEEDAANAMKNAVPAKRFAKPEELADAIAFLASERAAYINGINLPVDGGRTKSL from the coding sequence ATGGACTTACAACTCAACAACAAATACGCACTAGTTTGTGGAAGCACAGCGGGCATAGGAAAAGCTACTGCTTTAGCCTTAGCTGAAGAAGGCACTATTGTTACATTAATTGCTAGAAATGAAGACAAGTTAAAAGCTACTTTATTGGAATTACCTCAACACAGAGACCACGACTATATTGTTGCCGATTTCTCCAATTCTGAAGAATTAAAAGCAATAGTGTCAGACTATATTTCGCAACACCATGGCTTTCATATTTTAGTAAATAATACGGGCGGCCCAAAAGGCGGACCTATTTTTTCTGCAGAAATTGATGAGTTTGAGAGTGCTTTTACGCAACATTTAAAATGTAATCATGTGTTAGCACAAACGGTTGTGCCTTTTATGAAAAGTGAAGGTTATGGTCGTATTGTGAATGTGATTTCCACCTCTGTAAAGCAACCCTTAGACGGTTTAGGCGTTAGTAACACCATTCGTGGTGCAGTAGCCAACTGGAGTAAGACTTTGGCTAATGAGCTTGGGCAATTTGGCATTACTGTAAACAATGTATTGCCTGGTGCCACAGGAACCGAGCGCCTAACTGAAATTATAAAAAACAAATCGGCTAAATCTGGAACTACCGAAGAAGACGCCGCCAACGCCATGAAAAACGCAGTTCCGGCAAAACGCTTTGCAAAACCAGAAGAATTAGCTGATGCTATCGCTTTTTTGGCAAGTGAGCGCGCTGCCTATATTAATGGTATTAATTTACCTGTAGATGGAGGCCGTACAAAGTCACTATAA
- a CDS encoding 3-hydroxyanthranilate 3,4-dioxygenase, whose amino-acid sequence MSNLVSPLNFKAWIEENRHLLKPPVGNKVVWKDGDFIVMVVGGPNNRKDYHYNETPEFFYQVEGDMVLKIIDQGTPKDVHIREGDIYLLPPKVPHSPQRGANTVGLVIEYKRPEGMRDALLWFCENCTTKLYEEDFTVKNIETDMPKIFDKYYGDKDKRSCPNCGEVMQPPSKVKIE is encoded by the coding sequence ATGAGCAACTTAGTATCTCCATTAAATTTTAAAGCTTGGATTGAAGAAAACAGACACCTTTTAAAACCACCGGTTGGCAATAAAGTGGTTTGGAAAGATGGCGATTTCATCGTTATGGTCGTTGGTGGTCCTAACAATAGAAAAGATTACCATTACAACGAAACCCCTGAGTTTTTCTATCAGGTGGAAGGTGACATGGTCTTAAAAATTATAGATCAAGGCACGCCAAAAGATGTGCATATTAGAGAGGGTGATATTTATTTATTACCTCCGAAAGTACCACATTCACCGCAGCGTGGTGCAAATACTGTTGGCTTAGTGATAGAGTACAAACGCCCTGAAGGCATGCGTGATGCGCTACTTTGGTTTTGCGAAAACTGTACGACTAAGTTATACGAAGAAGATTTTACGGTCAAAAATATTGAAACGGATATGCCTAAAATTTTCGATAAATATTATGGTGATAAAGATAAACGCAGCTGCCCAAATTGTGGTGAAGTGATGCAACCGCCGAGTAAAGTAAAGATTGAGTAA
- a CDS encoding amidohydrolase family protein, whose amino-acid sequence MNKRKLRINGHSHLLPYPEEIPQFMHDKGIFWVDKDRKFMLQKDWSRPVTDSSFFLNEKLEWMARFKIDHAVVLNLSQLYGNGLRVEEMKQALRFQNDFNAKVQRENPSKFTCGFVVHPGFVRGACWEIERCVEELGLQLLCLPTHYMDTIGTWRCIFDEENEPIFELANKYNLAVEIHPYDGEKFIKLENTSWRFHLIWMLAQCADAYHFLTLNGYQDKYPNMRTCFAHGGQLAQINLGRRIQGFDGRPDLFEGKSHPRKAVGHKNIFFDTLVHDTGGLELLIKNQGSKQVLMGLDDPYPLGEMESEKQSSYPGKILDLAIERHIITETQHDAIWEDNVIQWLCGDDQAAKDKLVKRILG is encoded by the coding sequence ATGAACAAAAGAAAACTAAGAATAAACGGCCACTCACACTTACTACCTTATCCTGAGGAAATCCCTCAATTTATGCATGATAAAGGTATTTTTTGGGTAGATAAGGATCGGAAATTTATGCTTCAAAAAGACTGGAGTCGTCCTGTAACAGATTCTAGTTTCTTTTTAAATGAGAAACTGGAATGGATGGCACGTTTTAAAATTGATCATGCTGTGGTTTTAAATTTATCTCAGCTTTATGGTAATGGTTTACGTGTAGAGGAAATGAAACAAGCCTTGCGTTTTCAGAATGATTTTAATGCCAAGGTGCAGCGTGAAAATCCAAGTAAATTTACCTGTGGCTTTGTGGTGCATCCTGGCTTTGTACGTGGCGCTTGCTGGGAAATCGAGCGCTGTGTTGAAGAGTTAGGCCTGCAATTGCTTTGTTTACCCACGCACTACATGGATACCATTGGGACCTGGCGTTGTATTTTTGATGAAGAAAATGAGCCCATTTTTGAGCTGGCTAACAAATATAACTTAGCAGTAGAAATTCACCCTTACGATGGTGAGAAATTTATAAAACTAGAAAACACATCTTGGCGTTTTCATTTAATCTGGATGTTGGCGCAATGTGCAGATGCCTACCATTTTTTAACCTTAAATGGCTATCAAGATAAATACCCTAACATGCGCACCTGTTTTGCACATGGTGGTCAACTCGCTCAAATAAATTTAGGGCGTCGTATTCAAGGTTTTGATGGGAGACCCGATTTGTTTGAAGGTAAGAGTCACCCAAGAAAGGCTGTTGGTCACAAAAATATCTTTTTTGATACTTTGGTTCATGACACTGGTGGTTTAGAATTATTAATTAAAAACCAAGGCTCCAAGCAAGTGCTCATGGGGCTAGATGACCCGTATCCATTAGGAGAAATGGAAAGTGAAAAACAGTCGTCTTATCCTGGAAAGATTCTAGATCTAGCTATAGAACGTCATATTATTACAGAAACGCAACATGATGCTATTTGGGAAGATAACGTAATACAATGGTTGTGTGGCGATGATCAGGCGGCAAAAGATAAATTAGTAAAACGGATTTTAGGATAA
- a CDS encoding O-methyltransferase: MHFIPEELDDYVVAHSESEPELLQQLTRETFQKILQPRMSSGPYQGRVLSMISKLIHPNSILEIGTFTGYSTLCLAEGLKPDGTIDTIDINEELFDFQRQFFDKSQYGSQIFQHLGNALEVIPKLKKTFDLVFIDADKDNYINYFNLIIDSLNTGGIILSDNVLWSGKVIEPLDPKDKMTKAVLDYNALLKTDERVETIVLPIRDGLTISRKR; the protein is encoded by the coding sequence ATGCATTTTATACCAGAAGAATTAGACGATTATGTAGTAGCACATTCTGAAAGTGAACCAGAATTACTGCAACAGCTTACACGAGAAACCTTTCAAAAAATATTGCAGCCGCGAATGTCCAGCGGACCGTATCAAGGTCGTGTGTTAAGCATGATTTCAAAATTAATACACCCTAATAGCATACTGGAAATTGGTACCTTTACAGGCTATTCTACGTTGTGCTTAGCGGAAGGATTGAAGCCTGATGGTACTATTGATACCATAGATATCAATGAAGAGCTCTTTGATTTTCAACGTCAATTTTTTGATAAATCTCAATATGGCTCGCAAATCTTTCAACATTTAGGGAATGCTTTAGAGGTGATTCCGAAACTAAAAAAAACCTTTGATCTTGTATTTATAGATGCCGACAAAGATAATTATATCAATTATTTTAACTTAATTATTGACAGCCTCAATACCGGTGGAATCATTTTATCAGATAACGTTTTATGGAGTGGTAAAGTGATAGAACCACTGGATCCAAAAGATAAAATGACAAAAGCAGTTTTAGATTATAATGCACTTTTAAAAACAGATGAACGTGTTGAAACTATAGTATTACCCATTAGAGATGGCTTGACTATTAGCAGGAAGCGATAA
- a CDS encoding dodecin family protein encodes MAVLKVIEILSNSDKSWEDATRKAVKHASKSVKNIRSVYVKEQSASVSNNEVTDFRVNVKITFEVD; translated from the coding sequence ATGGCAGTACTAAAAGTTATAGAAATATTATCAAACTCTGATAAAAGTTGGGAAGACGCAACCAGAAAAGCAGTAAAACACGCGTCAAAAAGTGTTAAGAACATTCGTTCGGTTTATGTTAAAGAACAGAGCGCAAGCGTAAGTAATAACGAAGTAACAGACTTTAGAGTCAATGTAAAAATAACATTTGAAGTAGATTAA
- a CDS encoding NifU family protein: MNTFKVTIQETSNPSILKFEINQFITQHQSFEFNNIDEAKASPLAQQLFYLPFVKKVYITSNFVAIERFSIVEWEDVQKEVANQIEDYLNADGVVINQDDAPKKVPVTVYAESTPNPSVMKFVANKKLVTATYEFVSIDTAKASPMATELFHFPFVKSVFIDENYVSVTKYDVADWNDITNEVREFIRSYIENGKEIIAVNAPETIAKTAEKVDAHFETLDDTSKEIINILEEYVKPAVASDGGNIEFQSYDEATKTVKVILQGACSGCPSSTFTLKNGIENMLKEMLAGKVNTVEAING; encoded by the coding sequence ATGAATACGTTTAAAGTCACCATACAGGAAACATCAAATCCTTCTATATTAAAGTTCGAAATAAATCAGTTTATAACGCAACATCAAAGTTTCGAATTTAATAATATTGACGAAGCAAAAGCCTCGCCATTAGCACAACAATTATTCTATTTACCTTTTGTTAAAAAGGTTTACATTACCAGTAATTTTGTTGCCATCGAGCGATTTAGTATAGTGGAATGGGAAGATGTTCAAAAGGAAGTTGCAAATCAAATTGAAGACTACCTAAATGCAGATGGTGTTGTAATTAACCAAGATGATGCACCAAAAAAAGTACCAGTAACGGTATACGCGGAAAGCACACCTAACCCATCAGTAATGAAATTTGTAGCAAATAAAAAACTAGTGACTGCTACCTATGAATTTGTTTCAATTGATACAGCAAAGGCGTCGCCTATGGCTACGGAATTATTTCATTTTCCGTTTGTAAAAAGTGTGTTTATAGATGAAAATTATGTGTCGGTTACGAAGTATGATGTAGCAGATTGGAATGATATTACTAACGAGGTTCGCGAATTTATTAGATCATATATTGAAAACGGAAAAGAAATTATAGCTGTCAATGCTCCAGAAACAATCGCTAAAACTGCCGAAAAGGTTGATGCACATTTTGAAACATTAGACGATACTTCAAAAGAAATAATAAACATTTTAGAAGAGTATGTAAAACCAGCTGTAGCGAGTGATGGTGGTAATATTGAATTTCAATCTTACGACGAAGCGACTAAAACCGTTAAAGTTATTTTACAAGGCGCTTGTAGTGGTTGTCCGTCATCGACCTTCACTTTAAAAAATGGGATAGAAAATATGCTAAAGGAAATGTTGGCTGGTAAAGTAAATACTGTTGAAGCTATAAATGGGTAG
- a CDS encoding type IX secretion system membrane protein PorP/SprF, producing MRLKSIFILVITLLVSSKIAHTQEGLPIYSDYLTDNYYLIHPSMAGVANCSKVRITGRQQWFGDDDAPALLTASVNGRIGESQSGIGGIVYSDKNGYHSQTGAYATYAHHLMFSRNEVDLNMLSFGLSVGVIQYKLDESKFLQDGFDPIIAGIEQSASNFNVDFGFSYHLYNFYAHATVKNLLENDGVNFNEQGLSYQNLRTYLFSLGNTFSNYNNDWSFEPSVMFMYRDATEEASFDVNLKAYKSTEFGKLWGGISYRRSLDGAEFLDGPGVSSQKLQYITPILGVDVNNFMFAYTYSYQANSVVFNNGGFHQITLGYNFGCRKERYSCNCPAVN from the coding sequence ATGAGATTAAAATCAATATTCATATTAGTCATTACTTTATTAGTGAGCAGCAAAATTGCTCACACACAAGAAGGACTTCCTATCTATTCAGATTACTTAACAGATAATTATTATTTAATTCACCCCTCTATGGCTGGTGTTGCCAATTGCTCAAAAGTGAGAATCACTGGTCGCCAACAATGGTTTGGAGATGATGATGCACCAGCGCTATTGACGGCTAGTGTTAATGGTCGCATTGGAGAATCTCAGTCAGGTATTGGAGGTATTGTTTATTCTGATAAAAATGGCTACCATTCTCAAACAGGTGCCTATGCTACTTATGCGCATCACCTTATGTTCTCAAGAAATGAGGTTGACTTAAACATGCTCTCTTTTGGTTTGAGCGTTGGAGTTATTCAATACAAATTAGATGAATCGAAATTTTTACAAGATGGTTTCGATCCAATTATTGCAGGTATAGAACAATCGGCTTCTAATTTCAATGTCGATTTTGGTTTTTCATATCACCTCTATAACTTTTATGCCCATGCTACTGTTAAAAATTTACTAGAAAATGACGGTGTAAATTTTAACGAACAAGGCTTAAGCTATCAAAATTTAAGAACGTACCTGTTTTCTTTAGGCAATACCTTTAGCAACTATAATAATGATTGGAGCTTTGAGCCTTCAGTGATGTTTATGTACAGAGATGCCACTGAGGAAGCTTCTTTTGACGTCAACCTAAAAGCCTACAAAAGCACAGAATTTGGTAAGCTGTGGGGTGGTATTTCTTACCGCAGAAGCTTAGATGGCGCTGAGTTTTTAGACGGCCCAGGTGTTAGTAGTCAAAAACTGCAATACATTACACCAATTCTTGGTGTAGACGTAAACAATTTCATGTTTGCTTATACGTATAGTTACCAGGCCAATTCAGTAGTGTTTAATAATGGTGGATTCCACCAAATAACTTTAGGCTATAACTTTGGTTGTAGAAAAGAACGCTACAGTTGTAATTGTCCTGCGGTTAACTAA